A single Phoenix dactylifera cultivar Barhee BC4 chromosome 1, palm_55x_up_171113_PBpolish2nd_filt_p, whole genome shotgun sequence DNA region contains:
- the LOC103715892 gene encoding hydroxyproline O-galactosyltransferase HPGT3, with the protein MESGHLPIRESLASAMRHERRWRSHSSSQSSKAPLIMGFLSCLAWLYVAGRLWQDAENRILLSGLLQKNSGHAPKILSVEDKLMNLGCKEVGRKMVEAEMDLTLAKSKGFLTQSGSSSRKKFLAVIGVYTGFGSRLKRNIFRGSWMPRGDALKKLEERGVVIRFVIGRSANRGDSLDRNIDDENRQTKDFLILESHEEDGEELPKKAKFFFSAAVETWDAEFYVKVDDSINLDLDGLIEILESHRARKNVYMGCMKSGAVISEEGKQWYEPEWWKFGDAKLYFRHAAGSLIILSKNLARYININSASLQTYAHDDTSVGSWMMGVDATYVDDDRLCCSSSRQEKVCSVA; encoded by the exons ATGGAAAGCGGCCACCTCCCGATCCGGGAGAGCCTGGCGAGCGCCATGAGGCACGAGCGCCGATGGCGATCTCACTCTTCCTCTCAATCGAGCAAGGCCCCCTTGATCATGGGATTCTTGTCTTGCCTCGCCTGGCTCTACGTTGCTGGACG GTTGTGGCAGGATGCCGAGAATAGAATACTACTATCCGGTCTGCTTCAGAAGAATTCTGGCCAT GCGCCAAAGATTCTTTCGGTGGAGGATAAGCTGATGAATCTCGGATGCAA AGAAGTTGGACGGAAGATGGTTGAGGCTGAGATGGACCTGACGTTGGCTAAGAGTAAGGGATTCTTGACGCAGAGTGGGTCTTCTTCTAGGAAGAAGTTTCTTGCCGTTATTGGAGTCTATACTGGATTTGGGAGTCGCCTCAAAAGGAACATATTTAGGGGTTCTTGGATGCCAAGAG GTGATGCCTTAAAGAAACTTGAGGAAAGGGGTGTGGTCATTCGCTTTGTAATTGGTCGGAG TGCTAATCGAGGTGACAGCTTAGATCGTAACATCGATGATGAAAATCGTCAGACGAAAGATTTTTTGATTCTT GAAAGCCATGAGGAAGATGGAGAAGAGCTGCCCAAAAAAGCTAAATTCTTCTTCAGTGCAGCAGTAGAAACATGGGATGCAGAATTTTATGTTAAAGTTGATGACAGTATCAACCTTGACCTGG ATGGGTTAATTGAGATTCTTGAAAGCCATCGTGCTCGCAAGAATGTGTATATGGGCTGCATGAAGTCTGGAGCTGTCATAAGTGAAGA GGGAAAGCAGTGGTATGAACCTGAGTGGTGGAAATTTGGAGATGCAAAGTT GTACTTTCGTCATGCTGCTGGTTCACTAATTATACTGTCAAAAAATTTGGCTCGGTACATCAACATAAACAG TGCATCTCTGCAGACCTATGCTCATGACGATACATCAGTTGGCTCATGGATGATGGGTGTTGATGCAACCTATGTTGATGATGACCGCCTTTGTTGCAGCAGTTCTAGACAAG AAAAAGTCTGTTCTGTAGCTTGA
- the LOC103715895 gene encoding ubiquitin C-terminal hydrolase 22-like, which translates to MSSSSAATAGGRRNLYLPPPCHHLADYRSNAHGLAKPFRSLQPCLRVRPLSRPEIRRDPHEISRCGPCSAADSAGGGMGPRLFACLACAAVCCPAHAPSHADECRPGHEIAVDVDRAELFCCACGDQVYDREFDKAVVLAQIAAAAANASTSCPLPESLGKRRRVDYRPWAPDPQEWAAMRRGSSPLLLPDASDPSSAGTANTSTSSPSSPPWGLRGLNNLGNTCFMNSVLQALLHTPPLRNYFLSDRHNRFVCQQKGRRKKGSSGGSTGGDRRNPSGGSPVCLACDLDAIYSAVFSGDRSPYSPARFLYRWWQYASNLASYEQQDAHEFFISVLDGIHENVEQDRHKPQSQGNGDCCIAHRVFSGVLRSDVTCTICGFTSTTYDPCLDISLDLDSNHNFMNVPTMKSHACNGEKDLILSSQICGVSTLMGCLERFTRPERLDSDQKFFCQHCKVRQESLKQMSIRKLPLVTCFHIKRFEHSSIKRMSRKIDRYLQFPFSLDMAPYLSSSILRSRFGNRIFAFDGDDSDAATELASEFELFAVIAHSGRIEAGHYITYLRLSNQWYKCDDAWIAHVSENIVRDSQAYMLFYVQKTLYYKASEDVSAL; encoded by the exons ATGTCTTCCTCCTCTGCTGCCACGGCTGGCGGCCGCCGCAATCTCTACCTCCCTCCGCCGTGCCACCACCTCGCCGACTACCGATCCAACGCCCACGGCCTCGCCAAGCCCTTCCGCTCCCTCCAGCCCTGCCTCCGCGTCCGCCCCCTCAGCCGGCCCGAGATCCGCCGTGACCCCCACGAGATCTCCCGCTGCGGCCCCTGCTCCGCCGCCGACTCCGCTGGCGGCGGAATGGGCCCGAGGCTGTTCGCTTGCCTCGCCTGCGCTGCCGTGTGCTGCCCCGCCCACGCGCCGTCCCACGCCGATGAGTGCCGGCCGGGGCACGAGATCGCCGTGGACGTCGACCGAGCGGAGCTCTTCTGCTGTGCGTGCGGCGACCAGGTCTACGATCGCGAGTTCGATAAGGCCGTGGTCCTCGCCCAGATAGCCGCCGCGGCAGCCAACGCCTCCACCTCCTGCCCGCTCCCGGAGAGCCTGGGGAAGCGGAGGAGGGTGGACTACCGGCCATGGGCGCCGGATCCGCAGGAGTGGGCAGCGATGCGGCGGGGATCaagccctctcctcctcccggaCGCCTCCGATCCCTCCTCCGCCGGCACCGCCAACACCTCCACCTCGTCTCCTTCTTCTCCGCCGTGGGGGCTGAGGGGATTGAACAATCTCGGGAACACGTGCTTCATGAACTCGGTTCTCCAAGCGCTGCTCCACACGCCGCCGCTTCGGAATTACTTCTTGAGCGATCGGCACAATCGGTTCGTATGCCAGCAAAAGGGCCGGAGGAAGAAGGGCAGCAGTGGCGGAAGCACGGGAGGAGATCGCCGGAACCCGTCGGGTGGGTCGCCGGTGTGCTTGGCTTGCGATCTTGATGCAATCTACTCCGCCGTCTTCTCCGGTGATCGGTCTCCGTACAGCCCCGCCAGGTTTCTCTACAG GTGGTGGCAATATGCATCAAACCTAGCAAGCTACGAACAACAGGATGCTCATGAATTTTTCATTTCTGTGCTTGATGGTATCCATGAAAATGTAGAGCAAGACCGACACAAGCCTCAAAGCCAAG GCAATGGAGACTGTTGCATTGCTCACAGGGTGTTCTCTGGTGTCTTGAGATCTGATGTGACTTGTACAATTTGTGGTTTTACATCTACCACATATGACCCATGTTTAGACATCTCTTTAGACTTGGACTCAAACCACAATTTTATGAATGTGCCTACTATGAAATCACATGCATGCAATGGGGAGAAAGATTTAATATTATCCAGCCAAATCTGTGGAGTATCTACACTCATGGGATGTTTGGAGCGCTTCACAAGGCCTGAAAGATTAGATTCTGATCAAAAATTCTTTTGTCAACACTGCAAAGTGAGGCAAGAATCCCTGAAACAGATGTCTATAAGGAAGCTTCCACTAGTTACTTGCTTTCATATTAAAAGGTTTGAGCATTCATCAATCAAGAGAATGTCAAGAAAGATTGACCGCTATTTGCAGTTTCCATTTTCTCTTGATATGGCACCTTATCTGTCATCCTCTATCCTGAGGAGTAGATTTGGCAACCGTATATTTGCTTTTGATGGTGATGATTCGGATGCAGCTACTGAGCTAGCTTCAGAGTTTGAATTATTTGCAGTGATTGCACACAGTGGTAGAATAGAGGCTGGCCATTACATAACCTATCTGCGGCTAAGTAATCAATGGTATAAATGTGATGATGCATGGATCGCTCATGTCAGCGAAAATATTGTGAGGGATTCACAAGCATATATGCTGTTCTATGTACAAAAAACTCTTTACTATAAGGCAAGTGAAGATGTGAGTGCCTTGTGA
- the LOC103715894 gene encoding probable monogalactosyldiacylglycerol synthase 3, chloroplastic, translated as MVMSVASPRRSIREAVFQSVLAYHHQQEEERKHKRSLTWGGPANAGGINNDDEPGFWEEEEGTMELVQLGAERTKNVLILMSDTGGGHRASAEAIRDAFRIEFGDEYRVFVKDLFKEHAGWPLTDMERSYKFMVKHVQLWKVAFHSTSPRWVHCLYLASLAAFYAKKVEAGLKKYKPDIIISVHPLMQHIPLWVLKWQGLQNRVVFVTVITDLNTCHPTWFHAGVNRCYCPSEEVSKRALLDGLDPSQIRVFGLPIRPSFCRAVLVKEDLRKELEMDPELPAVLLMGGGEGMGPVKKTAKALGESLFDKEHDKPIGQLVVICGRNQALSSTLQAHPWKIPVKIRGFETQMEKWMGACDCIITKAGPGTIAEALIRGLPIILNDFIPGQEVGNVPYVVDNGAGVFSKSSKQTASLVARWFGPDTEELKRMSQNALKLAQPDAVFDIVKDIHELVQQRGLLSRISYSLTSSFYQPM; from the exons ATGGTGATGTCCGTGGCGTCGCCGCGGAGGTCGATAAGGGAGGCCGTGTTCCAGAGCGTGTTGGCCTACCACCatcagcaggaggaggagcGGAAGCACAAAAGAAGCTTGACATGGGGCGGGCCGGCCAATGCCGGCGGGATCAACAATGACGACGAGCCAGGGTtctgggaggaggaggaggggaccaTGGAGCTCGTCCAGTTGGGGGCGGAGCGGACCAAGAACGTGCTGATTCTTATGAGCGATACTGGGGGTGGGCACCGAGCCTCCGCCGAGGCCATCCGCGACGCCTTCCGCATCGAGTTTGGGGATGAGTACAGG GTATTTGTGAAGGATTTGTTCAAAGAACATGCTGGTTGGCCACTGACCGACATGGAGAGGTCTTACAAGTTCATGGTGAAGCATGTCCAGCTCTGGAAGGTGGCCTTCCACAGCACTTCTCCTCGTTGGGTCCATTGCTTATATCTTGCCTCTCTTGCTGCCTTCTACGCCAA GAAGGTGGAGGCTGGTCTGAAGAAGTACAAGCCAGACATCATCATCAGTGTCCATCCCCTCATGCAGCACATTCCTTTGTGGGTTCTTAAGTGGCAGGGCCTTCAGAACCGAGTGGTTTTTGTTACCGTCATCACGGACCTCAACACTTGCCACCCCACATG GTTCCACGCCGGTGTCAACAGATGCTACTGCCCTTCAGAGGAAGTGTCGAAGAGGGCATTGCTGGATGGCCTAGATCCTTCACAAATTCGAGTGTTTGGTTTGCCAATCCGACCATCCTTCTGTCGTGCAGTTCTGGTCAAG GAAGACTTGAGAAAGGAGCTTGAGATGGATCCTGAACTGCCTGCAGTGTTGCTGATGGGAGGCGGTGAGGGAATGGGTCCAGTCAAGAAGACTGCAAAGGCTCTTGGAGAATCACTATTCGACAAGGAGCATGACAAACCAATTGGCCAGCTAGTTGTCATCTGTGGCCGAAACCAAGCTTTGAGCTCCACACTGCAGGCCCATCCATGGAAGATCCCTGTTAAG ATAAGAGGATTTGAGACCCAGATGGAGAAATGGATGGGAGCTTGTGATTGCATTATAACAAAG GCGGGACCAGGTACTATTGCTGAAGCTCTGATTAGGGGACTTCCTATTATCCTGAATGATTTCATCCCTGGACAG GAAGTTGGCAATGTACCTTATGTTGTCGACAATGGTGCTGGAGTATTCTCCAAAAGCTCGAAACAAACAGCCAGCCTAGTTGCTCGATGGTTTGGCCCTGATACAGAGGAGTTAAAGAGGATGTCGCAGAATGCATTGAAACTGGCACAGCCCGATGCTGTTTTCGACATTGTCAAGGACATCCATGAACTGGTTCAACAGCGTGGGCTTCTCTCTCGCATCTCCTATTCCCTGACTTCATCATTCTACCAACCAATGTAA